One stretch of Ictalurus punctatus breed USDA103 chromosome 5, Coco_2.0, whole genome shotgun sequence DNA includes these proteins:
- the tmco1 gene encoding calcium load-activated calcium channel, which produces MSTMFADTILIVFISVCTALLAEGITWVLVYRTDKYKRLKAEVEKQSKKLEKKKETITESAGRQQKKKIERQEEKLKNNNRDLSMVRMKSMFAIGFCFTALMGMFNSIFDGRVVAKLPFVPLSYIQGLSHRNLLGEDYTDCSFIFLYILCTMSIRQNIQKMLGLAPSRAATKQAGGFLGPPPQAAKFS; this is translated from the exons ATGAGTACTATGTTCGCAGATACAATACTTATCGTCTTCATATCTGTTTGCACTGCGTTGTTGGCTGAAG GTATAACATGGGTGTTAGTATACCGCACAGACAAGTACAAGAGGCTCAAGGCTGAAGtagaaaagcaaagcaaaaagc tggagaagaagaaggagacgATTACAGAGTCTGCTGGGCgtcaacaaaagaaaaaaatag AGAGGCAGGaggaaaaactcaagaacaacAATCGAGACTTGTCAATG GTACGAATGAAGTCCATGTTTGCCATTGGTTTCTGCTTTACAGCATTAATGGGCATGTTCAATTCCAT CTTTGATGGGCGAGTTGTAGCGAAGCTGCCATTTGTTCCCCTGTCTTACATCCAAGGCCTTTCCCACCGCAATCTTCTGGGTGAAGATTACACTGACTGCTCTTTCATCTTCCTTTATATCCTGTGCACCATGTCTATTAGACAG AACATCCAGAAGATGCTGGGTCTGGCTCCATCTCGTGCTGCCACCAAACAAGCTGGAGGGTTTTTGGGACCCCCTCCACAAGCTGCCAAGTTCTCATAA